The Carassius auratus strain Wakin chromosome 27, ASM336829v1, whole genome shotgun sequence genome includes a region encoding these proteins:
- the c8a gene encoding complement component C8 alpha chain — translation MCRFVFSICAFGYVLSCFSHHISARFTDDFLQSSSNRANSSRHTRGVHTPAPIDCKLKSWTQWSPCDSCRERTIRFQYLERASQFGGQKCVHSQWDERQCPEEGECLLQEDHCGDMFACGPKGRCVGQQLRCNDEIDCVNHKDETDCEVINRRETKCTDMLTIPGAERATRGYNALSGDFVNHVLDPAYFGGVCEYIYNGEWRKLTYDPFCEHLSYDDAEKYYRKPHNFLSYQIMAQASTEAASEYFEDAVSFLKARQTEISFNAGLTRRVAFLEIGHDVSAELKFLRNVSQYNNKEVGFVRLVSTVQTAQFKMRSRDLTLDEDMLWALGDLPDQYDFGAYSQFFNEYGTHYVTEGTMGGVLDYVAVVNKNAMQRNEMTGSQIGGCLGSSLGLTIEQSTTISVKGKSCNKGGKKITIEDQSSSAIEDVLGFVKGGHTGSSTGSLAVKDAKSYQDWGKSLKYNPALIEFEVSPICELVRLSTAAEQLRTKLPHLKMAWEEYMQTFNPCHCVPCMNNGIPVLSRTDCSCICKSGYRGDACEETERKGPTHGDWSCWSSWSTCVSGTKTRKRDCSNPPPKDGGLPCQGSSNQKKRC, via the exons ATGTGCAGATTTGTGTTTTCTATTTGTGCGTTTGGATATGTTTTATCATGTTTCAGTCACCATATTTCTGCCAGATTTACTGATGACTTCCTACAATCATCAAGCAACAG GGCTAACTCTTCGAGACACACCAGAGGAGTCCATACTCCTGCTCCCATTGACTGTAAACTCAAGAGCTGGACGCAGTGGTCACCTTGTGATTCATGCAGAGAGAGGACg ATTCGCTTCCAGTACTTGGAGCGAGCGTCTCAGTTTGGGGGGCAGAAGTGTGTGCACAGTCAGTGGGATGAAAGACAGTGTCCAGAAGAGGGCGAGTGTCTACTTCAAGAAGACCACTGTGGGGACATGTTTGCTTGTGGGCCCAAAG GACGCTGTGTTGGACAGCAGCTCCGATGCAATGATGAAATAGACTGTGTAAATCACAAGGATGAGACTGACTGCGAGGTGATAAACAGGAGAGAAACCAAATGTACCGACATGCTGACTATACCAGGAGCTGAAAGAGCCACTCGAGG ATATAATGCATTATCTGGTGATTTTGTGAATCATGTTCTGGACCCAGCGTACTTTGGAGGCGTTTGTGAATACATCTATAACGGGGAGTGGCGGAAACTCACCTACGATCCTTTCTGTGAACACCTCAGTtatgatgatgctgaaaaatatTACCGCAAACCTCACAACTTCCTCTCATATCAAATAATG GCACAAGCATCTACAGAGGCAGCATCAGAATATTTTGAGGACGCTGTTAGCTTTCTCAAGGCAAGGCAGACAGAAATATCCTTTAACGCTGGTTTGACGAGGagagtcgcttttttggaaattGGTCATGATGTTAGTGCTGAATTAAAGTTTCTACGCAACGTATCACAATACAATAATAAg GAGGTGGGCTTTGTCAGGCTGGTGTCTACAGTACAGACCGCTCAGTTTAAGATGAGAAGCAGAGACTTGACTCTGGACGAGGACATGCTCTGGGCTCTGGGTGATCTGCCTGATCAGTATGATTTTGGTGCATATTCCCAGTTTTTCAATGAGTATGGCACACACTATGTCACAGAGGGTACCATGGGTGGAGTCCTGGATTATGTTGCTGTTGTGAACAAGAATGCCATGCAAAGAAATg AAATGACTGGGTCACAAATCGGAGGATGCCTTGGTTCATCTTTGGGACTGACAATCGAACAGAGTACAACGATTTCAGTAAAAGGAAAATCATGTAATAAAGGTGGAAAAAAGATTACGA TTGAGGATCAGTCCAGCAGTGCTATTGAGGATGTGTTGGGCTTTGTAAAGGGGGGACACACCGGCTCCAGCACTGGAAGTTTGGCTGTCAAAGATGCCAAAAGTTACCAGGATTGGGGAAAGAGTCTCAAATACAACCCTGCGCTCATTGAGTTTGAG GTGTCACCGATATGTGAGCTGGTGCGTTTAAGCACAGCAGCGGAGCAGCTTCGCACAAAGTTGCCCCATTTGAAGATGGCATGGGAAGAGTACATGCAGACCTTCAACCCGTGTCACTGCGTCCCCTGCATGAATAATGGCATTCCTGTGCTCTCCAGGACTGACTGCAGTTGTATATGCAAAAGTGGTTACAGAGGTGATGCCTGTGAGGAGACGGAAAGAAAAG GCCCTACTCATGGAGATTGGAGTTGCTGGAGCTCCTGGTCAACATGTGTGTCTGGAACAAAGACACGAAAACGGGACTGCAGTAACCCCCCGCCAAAAGACGGTGGCCTGCCTTGTCAAGGAAGCAGTAATCAGAAGAAACGTTGCTAA
- the LOC113046142 gene encoding uncharacterized protein LOC113046142 isoform X1 — translation MEEEACNNFKSLRAKFQEEIQARHRPMVPDRPKRLPTSVKSRSGLITMSLSSALETKTAGPPWVIVREDQKTPSGRRPVSFPDNTSEVCRSGDGQNRQSLKVRHLPLVLPLPSEPKHDSSAPPSKGITSPLKCIMKPIPTPFISTRGSLCTKEIGKNGLGGLKNSGTFNAQVEESRSSGEGDVQETRASNPGSLDRSASPNDSLTDSSSGSVTHFFDHHVLSTLEKAKRKLCQRNLLVCGRPKGFYSSKAPVQLTESPPSSTESETGHPELSPLKANAVSHSTVSVMVHGQKACKPLPDLASLGPTPSKPPRPPHVDLSRYKTGLHVCEPSEALNTEAVPEPELEATVNASLEDASVPAPEFPDFDISAPEATDSNGINLVALDLEATEFPELDSFPPPPPLPLQDEDDGLRSQAVLVQRCPSPLRPKSMRLEDALGQSSEEVREVSSTEPVTSDLRPNGSHTSFSLSREHQLPSHPASSKQECFHESFDNVYEDVQAVPRFPLAQSSYKCKGAPKNPYADTSLVKEETWRNIWHVTQWSNAAEDQNGQHDRKKQPSPEHPEDKEQKKKEKQRLEKEKKEQKEKDKKRNEMHKKFKITGLEEPMYHARVLADSKLRKYNLAVKSGDLISIIRTVNCPKGKWLARDSDNRYGYISVMNVELNIKEMLELGKKVSQATGRGQTDGDNLSISSRSSHQNPVLTSSFTDDSEEWMYEDDTLSLSAENASQIKASSMPEMFDENSSAPHPFGDWSIEDVQTQEAETFQFADIDLLPPPALYADSL, via the exons ATGGAGGAG GAAGCCTGCAACAATTTCAAATCCTTAAGGGCGAAGTTTCAAGAAGAGATCCAGGCGAGGCACAGACCTATGGTTCCTGACAGACCCAAACGCCTCCCAACATCAGTCAAGAGCCGCTCTGGTCTGATAACCATGAGCCTTTCTTCAGCTTTGGAGACCAAGACCGCCGGTCCACCCTGGGTCATTGTGAGAGAAGACCAGAAAACACCCTCCGGGAGACGCCCTGTGTCTTTCCCAGACAATACATCAGAGGTCTGTAGGTCTGGAGATGGCCAGAACAGGCAGTCACTCAAAGTTCGCCATTTGCCCCTCGTGTTGCCACTTCCAAGCGAGCCAAAGCATGATTCTTCTGCACCTCCTTCAAAGGGCATCACCTCGCCTTTGAAATGCATCATGAAACCAATTCCTACACCTTTCATCTCGACCAGAGGTTCACTGTGCACTAAAGAAATAGGTAAAAATGGTCTGGGGGGTTTGAAAAACAGTGGCACTTTTAATGCTCAGGTGGAAGAGTCCAGGAGTTCGGGAGAAGGGGACGTCCAAGAGACCAGGGCGTCAAATCCTGGATCGCTAGATCGTTCCGCTTCCCCAAACGATTCGCTGACGGATTCATCTTCGGGAAGCGTTACTCATTTCTTTGACCATCATGTCCTGAGCacactagagaaagccaagaggaAGCTCTGTCAGAGGAACCTGTTGGTGTGCGGCAGACCAAAGGGCTTCTACTCCAGTAAAGCACCAGTGCAGCTCACAGAGAGTCCTCCATCCTCTACCGAATCTGAGACTGGTCACCCAGAGCTTTCTCCATTGAAGGCTAATGCAGTGTCACACA GCACCGTCTCTGTAATGGTGCATGGTCAGAAAGCGTGCAAACCTCTTCCTGACCTGGCATCCTTAGGTCCTACACCCTCAAAACCTCCTAGACCCCCACATGTGGATCTGAGCAGATATAAGACTGGGCTTCATGTCTGTGAACCAAGCGAAGCACTTAATACTG AAGCTGTGCCTGAGCCTGAGCTGGAGGCCACTGTTAATGCATCACTCGAGGACGCAAGCGTTCCTGCCCCTGAATTTCCTGATTTTGACATTTCTGCACCGGAAGCCACAGACAGTAATGGCATAAACCTAGTGGCCCTGGACTTGGAGGCCACTGAATTTCCAGAGCTTGATTcgtttcctcctcctcctcctcttcctcttcaagATGAAGACGACGGCCTGCGTTCACAGGCTGTGTTGGTCCAGCGATGTCCGAGTCCTCTTCGTCCAAAGAGCATGCGTTTAGAAGACGCTCTCGGTCAGTCCTCAGAGGAAGTGAGAGAAGTGTCCAGTACAGAAccggtgacctctgacctgagACCGAATGGGTCACacacttccttcagcctgagcAGAGAACACCAGCTGCCATCACATCCAGC GTCTTCGAAACAAGAGTGTTTCCATGAATCCTTTGATAATGTTTATGAGGATGTGCAAGCAGTCCCCAGGTTCCCATTAGCTCAGAGCTCGTATAAGTGTAAAGGAGCTCCTAAGA ACCCGTATGCTGATACCAGTCTTGTG AAGGAAGAAACATGGAGGAATATATGGCATGTCACTCAGTG GTCTAATGCAGCTGAAGATCAAAATGGCCAGCATGATAG AAAGAAGCAGCCGAGTCCTGAACATCCTGAGGATAAAGAGCAGAAGAAGAAAGAGAAGCAGCGTctggagaaggagaagaaagaacagaaagagaaggataaaaagagaaatgaaaTGCACAAGAAATTTAAG ATCACTGGACTGGAAGAGCCCATGTATCACGCCAGAGTGCTGGCAGACAGCAAACTGAGAAAGTACAACCTGGCCGTCAAAAGTGGGGATCTCATCAGCATCATCCGAACCGTCAACTGCCCCAAGGGCAAATGGCTCGCTAGAGACAGCGACAACAGAT aTGGCTATATATCTGTGATGAACGTGGAGTTGAACATTAAGGAGATGCTTGAGCTTGGAAAAAAGGTGTCACAGGCCACTGGACGAGGCCAAACCGACGGAGATAACCTTAGTATCAGCAGCAG GTCCTCTCATCAGAATCCTGTGCTCACCAGTAGCT TCACTGATGACAGCGAGGAGTGGATGTATGAAGATGACACGCTCTCGCTGTCTGCTGAAAATGC gaGTCAGATCAAAGCGTCCTCCATGCCTGAGATGT TTGATGAGAACTCTTCTGCTCCTCATCCTTTCGGTGACTGGAGTATTGAAGACGTCCAGACACA AGAGGCAGAAACCTTCCAGTTCGCAGACATCGATCTCCTGCCTCCTCCAGCTCTCTACGCTGACTCTCTGTGA
- the LOC113046142 gene encoding uncharacterized protein LOC113046142 isoform X2 — MEEEACNNFKSLRAKFQEEIQARHRPMVPDRPKRLPTSVKSRSGLITMSLSSALETKTAGPPWVIVREDQKTPSGRRPVSFPDNTSEVCRSGDGQNRQSLKVRHLPLVLPLPSEPKHDSSAPPSKGITSPLKCIMKPIPTPFISTRGSLCTKEIGKNGLGGLKNSGTFNAQVEESRSSGEGDVQETRASNPGSLDRSASPNDSLTDSSSGSVTHFFDHHVLSTLEKAKRKLCQRNLLVCGRPKGFYSSKAPVQLTESPPSSTESETGHPELSPLKANAVSHSTVSVMVHGQKACKPLPDLASLGPTPSKPPRPPHVDLSRYKTGLHVCEPSEALNTEAVPEPELEATVNASLEDASVPAPEFPDFDISAPEATDSNGINLVALDLEATEFPELDSFPPPPPLPLQDEDDGLRSQAVLVQRCPSPLRPKSMRLEDALGQSSEEVREVSSTEPVTSDLRPNGSHTSFSLSREHQLPSHPASSKQECFHESFDNVYEDVQAVPRFPLAQSSYKCKGAPKNPYADTSLVEETWRNIWHVTQWSNAAEDQNGQHDRKKQPSPEHPEDKEQKKKEKQRLEKEKKEQKEKDKKRNEMHKKFKITGLEEPMYHARVLADSKLRKYNLAVKSGDLISIIRTVNCPKGKWLARDSDNRYGYISVMNVELNIKEMLELGKKVSQATGRGQTDGDNLSISSRSSHQNPVLTSSFTDDSEEWMYEDDTLSLSAENASQIKASSMPEMFDENSSAPHPFGDWSIEDVQTQEAETFQFADIDLLPPPALYADSL; from the exons ATGGAGGAG GAAGCCTGCAACAATTTCAAATCCTTAAGGGCGAAGTTTCAAGAAGAGATCCAGGCGAGGCACAGACCTATGGTTCCTGACAGACCCAAACGCCTCCCAACATCAGTCAAGAGCCGCTCTGGTCTGATAACCATGAGCCTTTCTTCAGCTTTGGAGACCAAGACCGCCGGTCCACCCTGGGTCATTGTGAGAGAAGACCAGAAAACACCCTCCGGGAGACGCCCTGTGTCTTTCCCAGACAATACATCAGAGGTCTGTAGGTCTGGAGATGGCCAGAACAGGCAGTCACTCAAAGTTCGCCATTTGCCCCTCGTGTTGCCACTTCCAAGCGAGCCAAAGCATGATTCTTCTGCACCTCCTTCAAAGGGCATCACCTCGCCTTTGAAATGCATCATGAAACCAATTCCTACACCTTTCATCTCGACCAGAGGTTCACTGTGCACTAAAGAAATAGGTAAAAATGGTCTGGGGGGTTTGAAAAACAGTGGCACTTTTAATGCTCAGGTGGAAGAGTCCAGGAGTTCGGGAGAAGGGGACGTCCAAGAGACCAGGGCGTCAAATCCTGGATCGCTAGATCGTTCCGCTTCCCCAAACGATTCGCTGACGGATTCATCTTCGGGAAGCGTTACTCATTTCTTTGACCATCATGTCCTGAGCacactagagaaagccaagaggaAGCTCTGTCAGAGGAACCTGTTGGTGTGCGGCAGACCAAAGGGCTTCTACTCCAGTAAAGCACCAGTGCAGCTCACAGAGAGTCCTCCATCCTCTACCGAATCTGAGACTGGTCACCCAGAGCTTTCTCCATTGAAGGCTAATGCAGTGTCACACA GCACCGTCTCTGTAATGGTGCATGGTCAGAAAGCGTGCAAACCTCTTCCTGACCTGGCATCCTTAGGTCCTACACCCTCAAAACCTCCTAGACCCCCACATGTGGATCTGAGCAGATATAAGACTGGGCTTCATGTCTGTGAACCAAGCGAAGCACTTAATACTG AAGCTGTGCCTGAGCCTGAGCTGGAGGCCACTGTTAATGCATCACTCGAGGACGCAAGCGTTCCTGCCCCTGAATTTCCTGATTTTGACATTTCTGCACCGGAAGCCACAGACAGTAATGGCATAAACCTAGTGGCCCTGGACTTGGAGGCCACTGAATTTCCAGAGCTTGATTcgtttcctcctcctcctcctcttcctcttcaagATGAAGACGACGGCCTGCGTTCACAGGCTGTGTTGGTCCAGCGATGTCCGAGTCCTCTTCGTCCAAAGAGCATGCGTTTAGAAGACGCTCTCGGTCAGTCCTCAGAGGAAGTGAGAGAAGTGTCCAGTACAGAAccggtgacctctgacctgagACCGAATGGGTCACacacttccttcagcctgagcAGAGAACACCAGCTGCCATCACATCCAGC GTCTTCGAAACAAGAGTGTTTCCATGAATCCTTTGATAATGTTTATGAGGATGTGCAAGCAGTCCCCAGGTTCCCATTAGCTCAGAGCTCGTATAAGTGTAAAGGAGCTCCTAAGA ACCCGTATGCTGATACCAGTCTTGTG GAAGAAACATGGAGGAATATATGGCATGTCACTCAGTG GTCTAATGCAGCTGAAGATCAAAATGGCCAGCATGATAG AAAGAAGCAGCCGAGTCCTGAACATCCTGAGGATAAAGAGCAGAAGAAGAAAGAGAAGCAGCGTctggagaaggagaagaaagaacagaaagagaaggataaaaagagaaatgaaaTGCACAAGAAATTTAAG ATCACTGGACTGGAAGAGCCCATGTATCACGCCAGAGTGCTGGCAGACAGCAAACTGAGAAAGTACAACCTGGCCGTCAAAAGTGGGGATCTCATCAGCATCATCCGAACCGTCAACTGCCCCAAGGGCAAATGGCTCGCTAGAGACAGCGACAACAGAT aTGGCTATATATCTGTGATGAACGTGGAGTTGAACATTAAGGAGATGCTTGAGCTTGGAAAAAAGGTGTCACAGGCCACTGGACGAGGCCAAACCGACGGAGATAACCTTAGTATCAGCAGCAG GTCCTCTCATCAGAATCCTGTGCTCACCAGTAGCT TCACTGATGACAGCGAGGAGTGGATGTATGAAGATGACACGCTCTCGCTGTCTGCTGAAAATGC gaGTCAGATCAAAGCGTCCTCCATGCCTGAGATGT TTGATGAGAACTCTTCTGCTCCTCATCCTTTCGGTGACTGGAGTATTGAAGACGTCCAGACACA AGAGGCAGAAACCTTCCAGTTCGCAGACATCGATCTCCTGCCTCCTCCAGCTCTCTACGCTGACTCTCTGTGA
- the gpaa1 gene encoding glycosylphosphatidylinositol anchor attachment 1 protein, with translation MGLLSDPNRRKALTGLLTRLNTPICVVCFLAAVVWFMGLAFEPFTLRSYMSENAMGSTMVEERFSSGERALALAKEFGAHKRKAGGMPVDWLVKAMRSRGLEVFTQSFSRKLPFPDENKERYMVRGTNVYGILRAPRAPRTEALVITAPCSPGDSNNQAVALLLALAQYFRNQVYWAKDIIFLVNEHDLIGTQAWLEGYHHTNITGMEYSPLQGRAGSIQAALSLELSSDVITSLDLVLEGLNGQLPNLDLANLFYAFCQKLGVLCTIQGKLQRNDWDTAEGYTHAAQTMMLMVLKQACGRSWGDHGLFLRYHIEAASIRGINSFRHYKTDITTIGRLLEGMVRKLNNLLERLHQSYFFYLLPSLSRFVSIGYYMPAFGLLAVILLLRALDLWVHLGAPALTAVDGVTEAEQPSSPGVLTVLTPLVISHLTGVALYLLPVHLQEMAVEHFPVSETEAVVLTAIAIYTAGLALPHNTQRLLSGEGTEQGWKVLKLTALLYLAVLLGCTALINFSLGFILAITLVPITASITPHMPKALSAVVMVLLSPAFTILYCVFIYQELIEAPVSIGEGWMLFLSVISQGILDHALYGSLVYPLLALFIYPCWLMFWNILFWN, from the exons ATGGGTCTGTTGTCTGACCCCAACCGCAGGAAAGCCCTGACCGGCCTCCTGACCCGCCTCAACACACCCATATG TGTTGTGTGCTTCCTGGCGGCTGTGGTGTGGTTCATGGGCCTGGCGTTCGAGCCCTTCACGCTGCGCTCGTACATGTCTGAGAACGCCATGGGCTCCACCATGGTAGAGGAGCGCTTCTCCTCCGGGGAGCGAGCGCTGGCCCTCGCCAAGGAGTTCGGCGCGCACAAGAGGAAGGCCGG GGGGATGCCGGTGGACTGGTTAGTTAAAGCCATGAGATCCAGAGGACTGGAGGTGTTCACCCAGAGCTTCTCCCGCAAGCTGCCCTTCCCCGACGAGAACAAAGAAAGATAt ATGGTTCGAGGCACGAATGTGTACGGGATCCTGCGAGCTCCTCGCGCTCCTCGGACCGAGGCTCTGGTCATCACTGCCCCCTGCAGTCCTGGAGACAGCAACAACCAGGCGGTCGCTCTTCTGCTGGCTCTCGCGCAGTATTTCAGGA ACCAGGTTTACTGGGCCAAGGACATCATATTCTTGGTGAATGAGCACGATCTGATCGGCACGCAGGCCTGGCTCGAAGGCTACCACCACACAAACATCACAG GAATGGAGTACTCGCCGCTGCAGGGTCGCGCGGGGTCAATTCAAGCCGCCCTCTCATTGGAGCTCAGCAGTGATGTCATCACCAGCCTGGACCTGGTCCTAGAAGGACTCAACGGTCAGCTGCCCAACCTGGACCTGGCCAACCTCTTCTATGCCTTCTGTCAGAAGTTAGGAGTCCTGTGCACCATTCAGGGAAAG CTCCAGAGGAATGACTGGGACACGGCTGAGGGCTACACTCACGCGGCGCAGACCATGATGCTGATGGTGTTGAAGCAAGCTTGTGGACGGTCCTGGGGAGACCACGGCCTCTTCCTCCGCTATCACATCGAAGCCGCTTCCATTCGAGGCATCAACAGTTTCAGACACTACAAGACGGACATCACCACCATTGGCAG GTTGCTGGAGGGAATGGTCCGTAAGCTCAACAATCTCCTGGAGCGTCTTCATCAGTCGTATTTCTTCTACctcttgccctctctctctcgGTTTGTCTCCATTGGCTACTATATGCCAGCTTTCGGCCTCCTGGCTGTCATCTTACTGCTTCGA GCGCTGGATCTGTGGGTTCATCTGGGAGCACCAGCTCTCACAGCAGTGGATGGAGTCACTGAAGCAGAGCAG CCATCCAGTCCGGGTGTGCTGACCGTGTTGACCCCGCTGGTCATCAGTCACCTGACAGGTGTGGCGCTGTATCTGCTTCCTGTTCATCTGCAGGAAATGGCTGTGGAGCACTTCCCTGTGTCTGAGACTGAAGCTGTGGTGCTCACTGCTATAGCCATCTACACCGCAGGCCTGGCCCTGCCACACAACACACagcg GCTGCTGTCTGGAGAGGGCACGGAGCAGGGCTGGAAAGTGCTGAAGCTCACAGCTTTGCTCTATCTAGCGGTGCTGTTGGGCTGCACAGCTCTCATTAACTTCTCTCTGGGGTTCATCCTGGCCATTACACTGGTGCCGATCACTGCCAGCATCACGCCGCACATGCCCAA AGCTCTGAGCGCTGTGGTCATGGTGCTGCTCAGCCCTGCCTTCACCATCCTCTACTGCGTCTTCATCTACCAGGAGCTCATCGAAGCCCCCGTCAGCATCGGAGAGGGATGGATGCTCTTCCTCTCGGTCATCTCGCAGGGCATTCTTGATCACGCTCTCTACGGCTCGCTCGTATATCCACTCCTAGCCCTTTTCATCTATCCCTGCTGGCTGATGTTCTGGAACATTCTCTTCTGGAATTAA
- the rpe65a gene encoding retinoid isomerohydrolase: protein MVSRFEHPAGGYKKIFETVEELNEPLPATVTGRIPSFIKGSLLRLGPGLFEVGAEPFFHLFDGQALMHKFDFSSGQVTYFRKFVKTDAYVRAMTEKRVVITEFGTCAYPDPCKNIFSRFFTYFKGVEVTDNCLVNVYPIGEDFYAVTETNYITKVNVDTLETLKKVDMCDYVNINGVTAHPHIEKDGTVYNIGNCMGKGASLAYNIVRIPPKQKDKSDPIEKSKVVVQFPSAERFKPSYVHSFGMTENYFVFVETPVKINLLKFLSAWSIRGSNYMDCFESDEEKGTWIHIARKHPGEYIDYKFRTSAMGLFHHINCYEDTGFIVVDLCAWKGFEFVYNYLWLANLRANWDEVKRNAMIAPQPEVRRYVLPLDPYREEQGKNLVSLPYTTATATMRADGTIWLEPEVLFSGPRQAFEFPQINYKMNNGKNYTYAYALGLNHFIPDRICKLNVRTKETWVWQEPDSYPSEPLFVQNPDGVDEDDGVLMTIVVSPGAQRPTFCLILNAKDLSEIARAEVDIMSPVTFHGMYKP from the exons ATGGTTAGCCG TTTTGAGCACCCTGCTGGAGGCTATAAGAAGATCTTTGAGACCGTGGAGGAGCTGAACGAACCTCTTCCAGCAACCGTCACCG GCCGCATCCCCTCGTTCATTAAAGGCAGTCTGCTCCGTCTGGGTCCCGGTTTGTTTGAGGTGGGAGCGGAGCCCTTCTTTCATCTTTTCGATGGCCAGGCGCTCATGCACAAGTTTGATTTCAGCAGTGGACAGGTCACGTATTTCCGCAA GTTTGTCAAAACAGATGCTTACGTTCGTGCGATGACTGAGAAGCGAGTGGTGATTACTGAGTTTGGGACCTGTGCTTATCCAGATCCCTGCAAGAACATCTTCTCCAG GTTCTTCACGTATTTCAAAGGCGTTGAGGTGACAGACAACTGCCTGGTAAACGTTTACCCCATCGGAGAGGATTTCTATGCTGTCACAGAGACTAATTATATCACTAAAGTCAACGTGGACACCTTGGAAACCTTGAAGAAG GTTGACATGTGTGACTATGTGAATATAAACGGAGTAACGGCTCATCCACACATCGAGAAAGATGGCACGGTCTACAACATCGGAAACTGCATGGGGAAGGGAGCCTCGCTGGCCTACAACATCGTCCGAATCCCTCCTAAACAGAAAG ACAAATCAGACCCCATTGAGAAATCCAAGGTGGTTGTGCAGTTCCCAAGTGCGGAAAGGTTCAAGCCGTCCTATGTGCACAG TTTTGGGATGACAGAGAACTACTTTGTCTTTGTGGAGACGCCTGTTAAAATCAACCTGCTGAAGTTCCTGAGCGCCTGGAGTATCCGAGGATCCAACTACATGGACTGCTTCGAATCTGACGAGGAGAAAGGC ACCTGGATACACATTGCGAGGAAGCATCCAGGAGAGTACATTGACTATAAGTTCAGGACCTCCGCGATGGGTCTTTTCCATCACATCAACTGCTACGAGGACACAGGCTTCATCGTTGTGGACCTGTGCGCCTGGAAAGG ctttgaaTTTGTCTACAACTACCTGTGGCTGGCTAACCTCCGAGCAAACTGGGACGAGGTGAAGAGGAACGCCATGATCGCCCCGCAGCCGGAAGTCAGGAGATACGTGCTTCCTCTGGATCCCTACAGG GAGGAGCAGGGCAAGAATCTGGTGTCTCTGCCGTACACCACTGCCACGGCCACAATGAGAGCTGATGGGACCATTTGGCTGGAGCCTGAGGTGCTCTTCTCTGGTCCACGACAAG CTTTCGAGTTTCCTCAGATCAACTACAAAATGAACAATGGAAAGAATTACACGTACGCGTATGCGCTGGGCCTCAACCACTTTATCCCTGACAGG ATTTGCAAGCTGAATGTGAGGACTAAGGAGACCTGGGTTTGGCAGGAGCCGGACTCGTACCCTTCAGAGCCGCTGTTTGTGCAGAACCCCGATGGAGTGGATGAGGATGACG GTGTGTTAATGACCATTGTGGTGTCGCCTGGAGCCCAGAGACCTACATTTTGTCTGATCTTGAATGCCAAGGACCTGTCGGAGATCGCAAGAGCAGAAGTTGACATCATGTCTCCAGTCACCTTCCATGGGATGTATAAACCATAG